AGGGTTGATGATGGCCTCGTCCAGGGCATAACCTTCCGGCATATACGCCGGCTGCTCCAGGATCGGAGCGTTGTGCTCCTCTACACTGGTCTTATAGGCGGTATAGTCCTTGAACGTGAGGGGCGGACGATACATATTCATACTTCCCTCTCCCTCCTCGCCTTCACGTGTAATTAGATAGGTGGCATACTCTCCAGGAAGCAGCAGCTCCTTCATGAGTGCTGCCCCCTTTGAATATTTCTCGTTGTAGAATATACTCTCCTTCCGGTTGGCTTCATCGTCTGCACCCGGCTCTGCTTCTGGTATATAAGGCTTCAACGGTTCTTTCGCCTTCTCAATCAGCGTTCCGCCCGAAGCCGTCGCCGGAATCGGCTGATAAGGCAGCACCTTATACGGGGCTCCGGCCCCTTGCCGGACTTCACCCGAACTCTGGGCTTCAGCTCCTTGCTGGAGTTTGCCGGAGAATTGGGTATAGCCGCCGCCCAGCAAGACCAGTGCCAGGACCGCCGCCGCCCAGCCCTTCACCGGCATCCGCTTCTGTCTCCGCCCGGTTCTTGTTTCCATTCTGCGCATTACTTTAGGTGCCTCTCCGCTTGGCGGAAGGGTCTGAAGCAGGGTCTCGTCTTCTTCAGCAGTCAATGCCCCCTCAAGCCCGAGCGCCTTCATTACTGAATCATGAACATCAACGGTGTTCCAAAGTGCTGAACGGTCTCCATCCTTCAGAAACTGCTCCTCCGGAGTTAATTCACGCTTGCCCATAATTGTTTCTCCTTTCTCTCAATCGCTTTTTTAAGTTTTTCTCTAGTCCGTTCATATCTTTTGCGTACGGTAGCCGTACTCACACCCAGAATTTCACTGATCTCCGCAAATGATTTATCTTCATAAATCCGCAGGATCAATAAATTCCGGTCCTCCACATCCAGCTTCCCCAGAGCAGCCGAGACCGGCTCGCTGAACAGGCGGTCATGGGCCATTTGCTCGGCGCTCTTCTCCGTAACCTCCTGCCCGAGCAGCTTCCGCAGCTGCTGCCGGGATTTCTGCCGGCGCAGCTGATTCAGGCAATGATGATAAGCAATCTTGTAGAGCCATGAGGTGAAATCTGCCTGAGGCTTGTACTGCCCGATATTCTGGTAGGCCTTGATCAGGATATCCTGCACTGCGTCTTCTGCCTCTTCCTTGTTATTCAGCAAGCGGTAACAATAGAGGTAAATCCGTTGCTGGTACAGCCTGATCACATCAGAGTACAAGCCTCCTTCCCCGTCCTGAATCCTTCTAATCTTCTCTTCGATTGGGTCCACGATAATCTCCTTTCTGCAAAGCATATAGATATAACACATGAGCCGTATGTAATGTGACAATTATCTTTTACCGGTGCCACAACAAAAAAAGAGACCCCCAGATGAATTCTGTTGATCTCTCCGTTGCAGAACCTATGAACCTGTAGCTTCCTAAAACCGTCTGTCTGCTCTATTCCAGCTCGACCGTCTGATTCAGATTCAGCCCGTCCGTGTCCTGCCCGGTCATCCGCTTGAACATGTATACTGCCTTCTCGGCGAGATTGCCGCTCTTCCAGTATTCGGCGGCTTCGGCATGGACCTTGATCAGAATGACATTCGGGTCATCATAGCTTGTCTTCAGAAATGTATCGTACCCTGCACTCCAGAGCTCTTTCTTCTTGTTCACATCGTTTACAATTTCGGCTGTGCCGCGGATCGATACATAGGATTTATCAGCATACACGACATTCACTCGCGGATCATACAGAATCTCCCCGAACTTGCTGGTATCCTTCTTGGTCAGGAAACACAAGTCTCCATCGAATTCGACCTCCTGGGTCTTCATGGGCCGGGAGACCAGCCCTTCCTCCGAGATGGTGGTGAGCATGGCCATATCGATACCCTTGATCAGCTTGCGGACCGTCTCAACGGCTTCCTCGTGACTATGGTGTGTAGTTGACATCTTTACCGCCTCTTTTCTTCCAGGATAGGGAATAGGTTATCCAAATGCATAGCATTTATTAACCAGAAGCAGCGAAACATTACCGGATGCCGGTGAAATCCGCGAGATCAGCAGCGTACATGCTTGCGCTTGAACCCGATCCGTCCTTTGTCGACAGCCTTCATAATATTATCGTATGCGCTGATGAGCTTACTCTTCGGCTTGTCCTTGTCCACCTCAACCGGACCCACCCGCTCCGCCGTCTCACGAGCCAGCTCATGAAGCGGCGAATAGGATACGGCCACTGTATACATAAAATTGTTCATCGAATACCGGGTGCGCTCCGGGGACTGATGAATGCTCTGCTCGGCCTGCTCCAGCATATCTGCCAGCTTACTCTCCGGGAACTCCTGATCCGGGCGGCTTCCCAGCAGCCAGCAGTAACAGCTCCAGCCTGCCGACATTCGGAGGTCTTCTCCGCTCCTGATCCATTCGTCGGCCACCTGCTGGGCAATATCCGCTTCAGCCAAGGTTACAGCCACAACGAAATCAGACAGCATATAGAAATAAGCCCCGTCCATCCAGCGGTTGTAATCCGCCTCTGTCATCCCGTTTGGATCAGCAATGATCCCGGCAAAATACATTGCATCATAATTACCTGTAGCATACAGCTCCTCAGCCAGCGCCTGATTGATCCCGGTTTGTTTGAAAATCGGCTTCATGGCACCGGTAGCCACGCCAAAGAGCGGTTCCCGTGCACCGTTTGAGGTATACATCTTCTTGGTCCGTTCCTTGCCAAGCGCTTCAAGCTCCTGCATCACCTGTTCTGCATTCATTGAACGTTCCTCCTTATCGCTACCTCTCATCTTCCGCCGGAATATCCGGCAGCAGCGGCCGGCCCTCAGGGTAGGCATTCTGATTCAGCTGGTCGCCAATCCACGCTTTGCCGTCCTCGCCGGTTTCTTTTTTCCAGATGGGGACAATCTGCTTGATCCGCTCAATCACGTATTCATTCGCCTCATAGGCAGCCTTACGGTGGGGCGAGGAGACTGCGATGACCACGGCAATATCGGTGATCTCAAGCCTGCCGATCCGGTGGGTGACCGCAACCTTAGTATCCGGCCAGCGCTCCAGCACTTCCTGCCCGATGCGCTTCAGCTGCGTTACAGCCATGGACGGATATGCTTCATATTCAAGATACAAGGTTTTCTTCCCCTGTGTGAACTCACGCACCGTACCAATGAATAGGGTAATCGCCCCGGCTTCCCTGCGCAGAACTTTATCGGATACCTCAGCGGGTATAATCACGGACTCTGTAATTTCAAATAACGAATCGCCCATTTCCTCACTTCCCTTCGATAGATGCAACAGCTGCTCATATTGCTCAGGTGTATCTATATCTGCCGCGAAATCTGCCTCTAGCCCCGCGCCGGCCAGCTCATCCCGATCCACCCCTAACCAGTGCAGTGATTCTAACAAACCGCCCAGCCGGTACTCACGGCTCGCAAGTCTTGCTGTAATGTCCGGCAAGAGCCGGTGCGGCCGGTATACGCCATGCAGCATCTGATGCTTGCCGTCAATCACGGGCAGAACCGCATCATAACCGCCTGCTTCAAGCCGGGTAAGCATCCATGCGGCGGCCGGAGCAGAGATATCGGGGCTGTCACAGCTT
The window above is part of the Paenibacillus sp. FSL H8-0048 genome. Proteins encoded here:
- a CDS encoding pyridoxamine 5'-phosphate oxidase family protein produces the protein MSTTHHSHEEAVETVRKLIKGIDMAMLTTISEEGLVSRPMKTQEVEFDGDLCFLTKKDTSKFGEILYDPRVNVVYADKSYVSIRGTAEIVNDVNKKKELWSAGYDTFLKTSYDDPNVILIKVHAEAAEYWKSGNLAEKAVYMFKRMTGQDTDGLNLNQTVELE
- a CDS encoding RNA polymerase sigma factor — its product is MDPIEEKIRRIQDGEGGLYSDVIRLYQQRIYLYCYRLLNNKEEAEDAVQDILIKAYQNIGQYKPQADFTSWLYKIAYHHCLNQLRRQKSRQQLRKLLGQEVTEKSAEQMAHDRLFSEPVSAALGKLDVEDRNLLILRIYEDKSFAEISEILGVSTATVRKRYERTREKLKKAIERKEKQLWASVN
- a CDS encoding DUF4367 domain-containing protein — translated: MGKRELTPEEQFLKDGDRSALWNTVDVHDSVMKALGLEGALTAEEDETLLQTLPPSGEAPKVMRRMETRTGRRQKRMPVKGWAAAVLALVLLGGGYTQFSGKLQQGAEAQSSGEVRQGAGAPYKVLPYQPIPATASGGTLIEKAKEPLKPYIPEAEPGADDEANRKESIFYNEKYSKGAALMKELLLPGEYATYLITREGEEGEGSMNMYRPPLTFKDYTAYKTSVEEHNAPILEQPAYMPEGYALDEAIINPSFLKVPDVQELKDENKRDLGDNFQLAWRVEKAENVDYPYSSLVYKKGEAQVRISVSRVDDNQNPADPLSWSEHTKMENIEIKGKQAIFSDDSDNKELDLGFKYRLVWSDPGTKVNYRVSVGQENTELTKDELIGIAASMMK
- a CDS encoding molybdenum cofactor biosynthesis protein MoaE, producing MGDSLFEITESVIIPAEVSDKVLRREAGAITLFIGTVREFTQGKKTLYLEYEAYPSMAVTQLKRIGQEVLERWPDTKVAVTHRIGRLEITDIAVVIAVSSPHRKAAYEANEYVIERIKQIVPIWKKETGEDGKAWIGDQLNQNAYPEGRPLLPDIPAEDER
- a CDS encoding DNA alkylation repair protein yields the protein MNAEQVMQELEALGKERTKKMYTSNGAREPLFGVATGAMKPIFKQTGINQALAEELYATGNYDAMYFAGIIADPNGMTEADYNRWMDGAYFYMLSDFVVAVTLAEADIAQQVADEWIRSGEDLRMSAGWSCYCWLLGSRPDQEFPESKLADMLEQAEQSIHQSPERTRYSMNNFMYTVAVSYSPLHELARETAERVGPVEVDKDKPKSKLISAYDNIMKAVDKGRIGFKRKHVRC